A genomic segment from Maniola jurtina chromosome 9, ilManJurt1.1, whole genome shotgun sequence encodes:
- the LOC123868377 gene encoding vacuolar protein sorting-associated protein 8 homolog isoform X1 codes for MDLLKTPSTQSLLDSDLESVESLQYVDIEELDEVEYALPTSEAPTLAEVLSSEELESENKISAKKFEDTTCSALQVDFLQAISQQLIQAQERSSAGAATTVSVGSSGRLTVGTAHGHLLSFLDQTLRWVCDAHGDNGAVTCLSYNHDGTRLLAGFARGLVYQYESIRGLILRRVTLGGELWGTLRVTWAGTSGLALDTGGSVWLIRFSRPLGVRSARVSCLFSGARGEVVAMTARDARILALATLSRVIIVAGGRAAGVRLDGPPDVLPVLEWCELDNRILVAARANIMQWLAVTLIGSSISLRPVQRVELKSTPIWLGWLGGSLAIFDSDENLRLWGDDYDKPLDLSQIEPVYSSAFFKGHWTDGRVSRAMCKAGESALGGACTSEGTLTLLGRRGVVRVKPRDLLARAQAFIDTGRYSQALRLLCSSQGAEAKKIANEFIGNLADRPHILSNKNVAIQVVKLCLKYDLSEELWNCLWENCSGEQAFVEALGDAAVRGELANNPPSPDFTQELIERLAEFEPDLVERVVASLPLTSLDPHRASVFTRDRGLWRGVGAIAAALDGCSGAMRELVQFVDAGCAGAAAGAGCGCAGGALLLAAADALAGRGAGGRALPAHARPSARHDALHTLLAEEAGIRSPLRVLVLHDTSAAIRLLEQCSREPPFAGPLGKQNRLRVARALLAYTTDLQESDRRLEIIEFIAGQLSSGALPLDHDLIKNMQEFVVTTDDERSDRAWLMILTRIRSQRDQMLAQYRDAILRPRVLWRLDAMLDRHDEALKEFFEVQKPSSKDIDEFFEYLRSRIEVDGEMRKQLKPHLPALVELRPRSAAALLNEESSDLICTILDSLSFKCKLEFGECLLDAGRLRGDAAAIYLRTLCTHRPGDVKDFLIKNAGIVRPEDALAIVRELGPDEAESICLEATGDHLGALDALLRSISSSVDEESKANIVSEASALCARVGPTVPTSVAAELWTRLLRGAGAVPPPLLFEAIAYLPLEQLVVKTCESPRVACAVLAGGAARRAVWQCAARILQREAHEALARALAAARRGAAARGSCRRCGAALACRAGARTSHCARAFHADCEPEAQCACGRRAPAIALSLPPWPRRRAAPPPDCDLLLRAPPRPDLEGVV; via the exons ATGGATCTACTAAAGACTCCATCAACCCAATCACTTTTGGATTCTGATCTTGAATCAGTTGAGAGTCTTCAGTATGTGGATATTGAAGAG cttGACGAAGTGGAATACGCTCTACCTACTAGTGAGGCACCTACCCTAGCTGAAGTGTTATCTTCAGAGGAATTGGaaagtgaaaacaaaatatCTGCAAAAAAATTTGAAGATACTACATGTTCTGCTTTACAAGTTGACTTTTTACAGGCAATTTCTCAGCAATTGATACAGGCTCAA GAGCGATCCTCTGCGGGAGCTGCTACTACAGTAAGTGTAGGCTCAAGTGGTCGGCTTACAGTGGGTACTGCACATGGACACCTACTTTCATTCCTCGATCAAACATTGCGATGGGTGTGTGACGCACACGGCGACAACGGGGCAGTTACGTGCCTTTCATATAACCATGATGGTACTCGCCTTTTGGCGGGATTTGCCCGAGGTCTCGTTTACCAGTATGAAAGTATACGAGGGTTAATCCTTAGACGTGTGACTCTCGGAGGAGAGCTTTGGGGCACACTGAGAGTGACGTGGGCGGGCACTTCCGGGCTCGCCTTAGATACAGGTGGATCTGTTTGGCTTATACGGTTTTCGAGACCATTGGGTGTGCGCTCTGCTCGAGTCTCGTGTTTATTTTCGGGAGCACGCGGTGAAGTAGTGGCCATGACAGCGCGGGACGCTCGCATTTTAGCTCTGGCGACTCTTTCGAGAGTTATCATAGTGGCCGGGGGCCGGGCCGCTGGAGTGCGCCTAGATGGCCCGCCTGACGTGCTTCCCGTGTTGGAGTGGTGCGAGCTGGATAATAGAATACTTGTAGCTGCCCGTGCGAATATTATGCAATGGCTTGCTGTAACCTTAATTGGATCATCTATAAGCCTGCGGCCCGTCCAACGAGTAGAACTCAAGTCGACGCCAATATGGCTCGGTTGGTTGGGAGGTAGCCTTGCAATCTTTGATTCGGACGAAAACCTTCGACTCTGGGGAGACGATTATGACAAACCACTAGATTTGTCCCAAATAGAGCCTGTGTATTCGTCCGCTTTTTTCAAG GGCCACTGGACGGACGGGCGAGTGTCGCGCGCCATGTGCAAGGCCGGCGAGAGCGCGCTGGGCGGGGCGTGCACGTCGGAGGGCACGTTAACACTGCTCGGCCGCCGCGGAGTAGTCCGCGTCAAGCCTCGAGATTTGCTCGCAAGGGCCCAAGCGTTTATAGATACGGGACGCTATTCCCAAGCCTTAAGGTTGCTCTGTTCGTCTCAGGGCGCTGAGGCTAAAAAAATAGCGAATGAATTTATAGGGAATTTAGCTGATAGACCGCATATATTGAGCAACAAGAATGTCGCAATTCAAGTTGTTAAGCTTTGTCTCAAATATGATTTAAG tgAAGAGCTCTGGAATTGCCTTTGGGAGAACTGTTCGGGAGAGCAGGCATTCGTTGAGGCGTTGGGAGATGCCGCTGTGCGCGGCGAACTGGCCAACAACCCACCCTCTCCTGACTTTACACag GAGCTAATAGAACGACTAGCCGAGTTCGAGCCCGACCTGGTGGAGCGGGTGGTGGCCTCGTTGCCGCTGACGTCCCTGGACCCGCACCGCGCCAGCGTGTTCACGCGCGACCGCGGCCTGTGGCGCGGCGTCGGCGCCATTGCAGCAGCTCTGG ACGGGTGCAGCGGCGCAATGCGCGAGCTGGTGCAGTTCGTGGACGCGgggtgcgcgggcgcggcggcgggcgcgggctgCGGCTGCGCGGGCGGCGCGCTGCTGCTGGCGGCGGCGGACGCGCTGGCGGGACGCGGCGCGGGAGGCCGCGCGCTTCCTGCGCACGCGCGCCCCTCCGCGCGCCACGATGCGCTGCACACACTGCTCGCCGAAGAG GCGGGAATACGATCTCCTTTGCGAGTATTAGTACTGCACGACACATCGGCTGCGATCCGGCTGCTGGAGCAGTGTTCGCGCGAGCCACCGTTCGCCGGCCCGCTCGGCAAGCAGAACCGCTTGCGCGTAGCGCGGGCGCTTCTCGCCTACACCACAGACCTACAG GAATCCGACAGGCGGCTGGAAATTATAGAGTTCATCGCCGGGCAGCTCAGTTCAGGCGCGCTGCCGCTCGATCAcgatttgataaaaaatatgcaAGAATTCGTGGTGACTACAGATGACGAGCGGTCTGACAGAGCGTGGCTCATGATTCTGACGCGAATACGTTCGCAACGAGACCAAATGCTCGCGCAGTACAGAGACGCTATACTGCGGCCTCGAGTTCTGTGGCGCCTGGACGCAATGCTCGACCGACACGACGAAGCCCTTAAAGAgttttttgaggtacagaaacCGTCGAGTAAAGACATCGATGagttttttgaatatttaagaTCGAGAATCGAAGTCGATGGCGAAATGAGAAAACAACTCAAGCCACACCTTCCTGCGCTCGTAGAACTGCGTCCACGATCAGCTGCAGCTTTATTGAATGAAGAAAGTAGCGATTTAATTTGTACAATTTTGGACTCTTTAAGCTTCAAGTGTAAGTTAGAGTTCGGTGAGTGTTTGCTGGACGCGGGCCGTCTCCGCGGCGACGCGGCGGCGATATATCTGCGCACTCTGTGCACGCATCGACCTGGCGACGTTAAAGACTTTCTGATCAAAAACGCGGGCATCGTCCGCCCAGAGGACGCACTCGCTATCGTGAGGGAACTGGGACCCGACGAGGCGGAATCGATCTGTTTAGAAGCGACGGGCGATCATCTGGGCGCACTCGACGCTCTCTTGCGATCGATATCGTCGAGCGTCGACGAGGAGTCGAAAGCGAACATCGTGAGCGAGGCGAGCGCCCTCTGCGCCCGAGTCGGACCGACCGTACCCACGAGTGTTGCGGCGGAGCTGTGGACGCGGCTGCTGCGCGGCGCGGGCGCCGTGCCGCCGCCGCTGCTGTTCGAGGCGATCGCCTACCTGCCTCTCGAGCAGCTCGTGGTGAAGACGTGCGAGTCGCCGCGCGTGGCGTGCGCGGTGCTGgcaggcggcgcggcgcgacGCGCCGTGTGGCAGTGCGCCGCGCGCATCTTGCAGCGAGAGGCGCACGAGGCGCTGGCGCGCGCgctggcggcggcgcggcgcggcgcggcggcgcgcggcAGCTGCCGGCGCTGCGGGGCCGCCCTGGCGTGCCGGGCGGGCGCGCGCACGTCACACTGCGCGCGCGCCTTCCACGCGGACTGCGAGCCCGAGGCGCAGTGCGCGTGTGGCCGGCGCGCGCCCGCCATCGCGCTGAGCCTGCCGCCGTGGCCGCGCcgtcgcgccgcgccgccgcccgacTGCGACCTGCTGCTGCGAGCTCCACCCCGCCCTGATCTCGAAGGCGTCGTTTGA
- the LOC123868377 gene encoding vacuolar protein sorting-associated protein 8 homolog isoform X2 has protein sequence MDLLKTPSTQSLLDSDLESVESLQYVDIEELDEVEYALPTSEAPTLAEVLSSEELESENKISAKKFEDTTCSALQVDFLQAISQQLIQAQERSSAGAATTVSVGSSGRLTVGTAHGHLLSFLDQTLRWVCDAHGDNGAVTCLSYNHDGTRLLAGFARGLVYQYESIRGLILRRVTLGGELWGTLRVTWAGTSGLALDTGGSVWLIRFSRPLGVRSARVSCLFSGARGEVVAMTARDARILALATLSRVIIVAGGRAAGVRLDGPPDVLPVLEWCELDNRILVAARANIMQWLAVTLIGSSISLRPVQRVELKSTPIWLGWLGGSLAIFDSDENLRLWGDDYDKPLDLSQIEPVYSSAFFKGHWTDGRVSRAMCKAGESALGGACTSEGTLTLLGRRGVVRVKPRDLLARAQAFIDTGRYSQALRLLCSSQGAEAKKIANEFIGNLADRPHILSNKNVAIQVVKLCLKYDLSEELWNCLWENCSGEQAFVEALGDAAVRGELANNPPSPDFTQELIERLAEFEPDLVERVVASLPLTSLDPHRASVFTRDRGLWRGVGAIAAALDGCSGAMRELVQFVDAGCAGAAAGAGCGCAGGALLLAAADALAGRGAGGRALPAHARPSARHDALHTLLAEEAGIRSPLRVLVLHDTSAAVRPLEQYSREPPFAGPLGKQNRLRVARALFAYTTDLQESDRRLEIIEFIAGQLSSGALPLDHDLIKNMQEFVVTTDDERSDRAWLMILTRIRSQRDQMLAQYRDAILRPRVLWRLDAMLDRHDEALKEFFEVQKPSSKDIDEFFEYLRSRIEVDGEMRKQLKPHLPALVELRPRSAAALLNEESSDLICTILDSLSFKCKLEFGECLLDAGRLRGDAAAIYLRTLCTHRPGDVKDFLIKNAGIVRPEDALAIVRELGPDEAESICLEATGDHLGALDALLRSISSSVDEESKANIVSEASALCARVGPTVPTSVAAELWTRLLRGAGAVPPPLLFEAIAYLPLEQLVVKTCESPRVACAVLAGGAARRAVWQCAARILQREAHEALARALAAARRGAAARGSCRRCGAALACRAGARTSHCARAFHADCEPEAQCACGRRAPAIALSLPPWPRRRAAPPPDCDLLLRAPPRPDLEGVV, from the exons ATGGATCTACTAAAGACTCCATCAACCCAATCACTTTTGGATTCTGATCTTGAATCAGTTGAGAGTCTTCAGTATGTGGATATTGAAGAG cttGACGAAGTGGAATACGCTCTACCTACTAGTGAGGCACCTACCCTAGCTGAAGTGTTATCTTCAGAGGAATTGGaaagtgaaaacaaaatatCTGCAAAAAAATTTGAAGATACTACATGTTCTGCTTTACAAGTTGACTTTTTACAGGCAATTTCTCAGCAATTGATACAGGCTCAA GAGCGATCCTCTGCGGGAGCTGCTACTACAGTAAGTGTAGGCTCAAGTGGTCGGCTTACAGTGGGTACTGCACATGGACACCTACTTTCATTCCTCGATCAAACATTGCGATGGGTGTGTGACGCACACGGCGACAACGGGGCAGTTACGTGCCTTTCATATAACCATGATGGTACTCGCCTTTTGGCGGGATTTGCCCGAGGTCTCGTTTACCAGTATGAAAGTATACGAGGGTTAATCCTTAGACGTGTGACTCTCGGAGGAGAGCTTTGGGGCACACTGAGAGTGACGTGGGCGGGCACTTCCGGGCTCGCCTTAGATACAGGTGGATCTGTTTGGCTTATACGGTTTTCGAGACCATTGGGTGTGCGCTCTGCTCGAGTCTCGTGTTTATTTTCGGGAGCACGCGGTGAAGTAGTGGCCATGACAGCGCGGGACGCTCGCATTTTAGCTCTGGCGACTCTTTCGAGAGTTATCATAGTGGCCGGGGGCCGGGCCGCTGGAGTGCGCCTAGATGGCCCGCCTGACGTGCTTCCCGTGTTGGAGTGGTGCGAGCTGGATAATAGAATACTTGTAGCTGCCCGTGCGAATATTATGCAATGGCTTGCTGTAACCTTAATTGGATCATCTATAAGCCTGCGGCCCGTCCAACGAGTAGAACTCAAGTCGACGCCAATATGGCTCGGTTGGTTGGGAGGTAGCCTTGCAATCTTTGATTCGGACGAAAACCTTCGACTCTGGGGAGACGATTATGACAAACCACTAGATTTGTCCCAAATAGAGCCTGTGTATTCGTCCGCTTTTTTCAAG GGCCACTGGACGGACGGGCGAGTGTCGCGCGCCATGTGCAAGGCCGGCGAGAGCGCGCTGGGCGGGGCGTGCACGTCGGAGGGCACGTTAACACTGCTCGGCCGCCGCGGAGTAGTCCGCGTCAAGCCTCGAGATTTGCTCGCAAGGGCCCAAGCGTTTATAGATACGGGACGCTATTCCCAAGCCTTAAGGTTGCTCTGTTCGTCTCAGGGCGCTGAGGCTAAAAAAATAGCGAATGAATTTATAGGGAATTTAGCTGATAGACCGCATATATTGAGCAACAAGAATGTCGCAATTCAAGTTGTTAAGCTTTGTCTCAAATATGATTTAAG tgAAGAGCTCTGGAATTGCCTTTGGGAGAACTGTTCGGGAGAGCAGGCATTCGTTGAGGCGTTGGGAGATGCCGCTGTGCGCGGCGAACTGGCCAACAACCCACCCTCTCCTGACTTTACACag GAGCTAATAGAACGACTAGCCGAGTTCGAGCCCGACCTGGTGGAGCGGGTGGTGGCCTCGTTGCCGCTGACGTCCCTGGACCCGCACCGCGCCAGCGTGTTCACGCGCGACCGCGGCCTGTGGCGCGGCGTCGGCGCCATTGCAGCAGCTCTGG ACGGGTGCAGCGGCGCAATGCGCGAGCTGGTGCAGTTCGTGGACGCGgggtgcgcgggcgcggcggcgggcgcgggctgCGGCTGCGCGGGCGGCGCGCTGCTGCTGGCGGCGGCGGACGCGCTGGCGGGACGCGGCGCGGGAGGCCGCGCGCTTCCTGCGCACGCGCGCCCCTCCGCGCGCCACGATGCGCTGCACACACTGCTCGCCGAAGAG GCGGGAATACGATCTCCTTTGCGAGTATTAGTACTGCACGACAC ATCGGCCGCGGTCCGGCCGCTGGAGCAGTATTCGCGCGAGCCGCCGTTCGCCGGCCCGCTCGGCAAGCAGAACCGCCTGCGCGTGGCGCGCGCGCTTTTCGCCTACACCACAGACCTAC AGGAATCCGACAGGCGGCTGGAAATTATAGAGTTCATCGCCGGGCAGCTCAGTTCAGGCGCGCTGCCGCTCGATCAcgatttgataaaaaatatgcaAGAATTCGTGGTGACTACAGATGACGAGCGGTCTGACAGAGCGTGGCTCATGATTCTGACGCGAATACGTTCGCAACGAGACCAAATGCTCGCGCAGTACAGAGACGCTATACTGCGGCCTCGAGTTCTGTGGCGCCTGGACGCAATGCTCGACCGACACGACGAAGCCCTTAAAGAgttttttgaggtacagaaacCGTCGAGTAAAGACATCGATGagttttttgaatatttaagaTCGAGAATCGAAGTCGATGGCGAAATGAGAAAACAACTCAAGCCACACCTTCCTGCGCTCGTAGAACTGCGTCCACGATCAGCTGCAGCTTTATTGAATGAAGAAAGTAGCGATTTAATTTGTACAATTTTGGACTCTTTAAGCTTCAAGTGTAAGTTAGAGTTCGGTGAGTGTTTGCTGGACGCGGGCCGTCTCCGCGGCGACGCGGCGGCGATATATCTGCGCACTCTGTGCACGCATCGACCTGGCGACGTTAAAGACTTTCTGATCAAAAACGCGGGCATCGTCCGCCCAGAGGACGCACTCGCTATCGTGAGGGAACTGGGACCCGACGAGGCGGAATCGATCTGTTTAGAAGCGACGGGCGATCATCTGGGCGCACTCGACGCTCTCTTGCGATCGATATCGTCGAGCGTCGACGAGGAGTCGAAAGCGAACATCGTGAGCGAGGCGAGCGCCCTCTGCGCCCGAGTCGGACCGACCGTACCCACGAGTGTTGCGGCGGAGCTGTGGACGCGGCTGCTGCGCGGCGCGGGCGCCGTGCCGCCGCCGCTGCTGTTCGAGGCGATCGCCTACCTGCCTCTCGAGCAGCTCGTGGTGAAGACGTGCGAGTCGCCGCGCGTGGCGTGCGCGGTGCTGgcaggcggcgcggcgcgacGCGCCGTGTGGCAGTGCGCCGCGCGCATCTTGCAGCGAGAGGCGCACGAGGCGCTGGCGCGCGCgctggcggcggcgcggcgcggcgcggcggcgcgcggcAGCTGCCGGCGCTGCGGGGCCGCCCTGGCGTGCCGGGCGGGCGCGCGCACGTCACACTGCGCGCGCGCCTTCCACGCGGACTGCGAGCCCGAGGCGCAGTGCGCGTGTGGCCGGCGCGCGCCCGCCATCGCGCTGAGCCTGCCGCCGTGGCCGCGCcgtcgcgccgcgccgccgcccgacTGCGACCTGCTGCTGCGAGCTCCACCCCGCCCTGATCTCGAAGGCGTCGTTTGA